The DNA region TCAGATATCCTTACTCTCCAATGACACTGGAAGAACTATTTTTAACAAAGCCCTATAGATGATGGGATTTGGTTTAACGACCAACTCCATGATGCTCCGTATGGTGGCGCATACGTACGTCCTCAacctctccatctctctcctATGATCGGTCCGCATTTCTAATGAAAGATAGTGGCATGCTATAGATGGAACTATCAATGGTGCCACCGATGATGGTTGGGTTGGTGGCGATGAGGCGAATGGGCTCTgcaaagagaagaagactGACAGTGCATGCTTCTCGCCCGGGGATTCCTTCGATTGGCAACGGTGTTCCCCAAATGACAAGTGTTTTACCTCTAAGGCTACAAAGACTGATGGCTTTGGAAACCCGGCTTGAAGTGATAGGAAAGTGGTACGGGGAGCTCATTCCTATTTTGTTATTCCAGACCTATTACAGCAATCGCTTAATTCATGGAAGTACAGGTTTTGGTTGTCAATTATCCTGTCACGTAAGTAATAAGCGAGTCAATTGCACAAGGGAATGCATCGCAGGATGATAGAACGGCAGCAAGGGCCTGCGTAGTGCTTTGGTCAGTGTATCGACAAGAGTACCTCGGATATTGTAAGCCGAGGTAGATCCTAGTAACAGTCGTTTGAATGCGCTGAAAATGTCGTCGGATGATCATAGACCTAAAGATGTAGGGCTTTGGCTTGATCAGAGATGAGGTTGCAACATCATTGAGAAGCCGAGAGTCGCCATGAAGTAACGCAACGAATTCGACTGCCATAGAGCTGTAAATGTCTGTTTCTTAAACTGGGCTCGAGTATATTCCATGTACAAGTCTCCTGTTGTGCTTGAGCAGAATCTCTCCTCTGGGATGGACCAATCTAGCTTTCTTGAGCGAAACCCTTGAAATTGAACGCGAACTACAAATTGAAATAGAAACAGTCGATCCACTTGCTTGAATTCTCATAATACAAAGTCGCCAGGTTCACGAACTGCTTAATCTAGAGTAAAGATTTACAAAGAATTTAGTGCTTTTTTCTGAATACTGGCAGCTCCTCTTATATCAATGATAAAGCAAGCTTGCCTTCGAGTCCGGACTCGACACAGGCTGTAGCGTAGTCGGGTGTCTTTACAACGAGGATAGCGAAGGTTACAGTTGCCCTTGGAGTCGGGCCCGGCGACAGCAGCCAGAAAAGGCTTCAAGTCCTTCAAAATATAGGCCACGGGGCTCGGCGTTATGTTAGTGCTCCGAGATTGGGCAGGCAAGTTACCGAGATGCCAGGCCCTTAAACCCGCGAGGTTGCTCACATCACGAGGGAGCGTGATTAAGCAAAAATCCTCTACTCCTAACGAATCCTATCTGGGACCGACCGAGACCGCGACACTACTTCCCGTAGACAAGCCATAGGGGGTTTGGTCCTAGAAACATGCGCATCTGGACTGTCCGCCGTAAGTGGATCTTCCGGCAATCAAGTATGATCAGCTCATTGGGACATGTGCGCCTTGTCGAGAACTATGGTCTCGACCATCTGGAGCTTGGCGGGCATTGTACTGTCTTTTGCGACCTTCGCGCCAGCGATGGCCATATGAGCCGGCGGTGTTACTCAGCTATTCGGCTAATGCGATGTTGTCTTTGATGAGAGCGAGGATGCCGTACAGTGGGCCGAGAAGAAGTTCGCTCTCTTGGAGAATATTACCTTCCAGTGTAGCAATAAAGTTGGTATTAGGGTTGTTTTCAGTAACGGCGTTAAACGTTTGCTTTGTCTTCGCGGTGTATTCACGCGACGTAGACAgtggacgaggtcgacgatggtgatCAGACCAGGCTCAAGGCGTTGGCTTAGATTGGCCTGAAAGTCGAGTCTAGCAATCTGGTGTATGCCGAAATTACCTAGAAAAAGTGCCAAGCCCGAGCGATTCCAGGTGACATTTGCCATCTGCTTGCTGTCTCGGGGATGTGTCAGTGGGTTCCCGGCCGTTTAGTGGCGATGAAAGCGATTCCCCGATCCGAGCTTCACCTTAATTCCAGGTCATTCAAGTAAGTACAAGCCAGCAGCTGTGCCCCGCCTTCCTAATCCAGCTTTACGACGCTTTGAAACAATGTTACAACCGAACCGTGCTTTTCTGTTAATAAATTCAAGCTTAACGGACCATGACTGTTGGCTACGAGGCATAATTAGGGCTGTCCTAAAACCACAAAATTGTCTAGTGTCGTAATTGGGATCAAGTTGCCAacagaaggagaaggacagCTCTACTTGCGTTGAAATGAAGATAACGTTCTTGGAGAGTTAATATATGCCATTATAATGTTGTCGGCTTTGCACATTTATGTGTAGACCAGATCAATGAGTTTTCGTGTCCGCCCCCTGTTCTATTCTCGACAAAAAGAAACCAAGAGTGCACTTGAAATTACATTGCTTCAAACTAGAGGCTAAATGCTAGAGATTATGAATCAAGCCATGCTCTGTGCTTCAGTGTTGCGGTTGATCATCAGTAAACGACACTAGTAAAGCCGGTTCATGAATTGAGAGCAGCACATAAAAGGTGAAATGCTTAGAGAGTCGAATCAATTTACAACCCGAATGGCATACAAGCGCTGTTCCTTTTGCTACAAAATGTCGGAGCTCGACGCATACCTTGCGGCATCATACGTCTAGTTCTGGGGTTGCGCCTTTTGCTCCTTTGCGTCATCGAATGatctcttctctttcttaACGTTTTTCCACTCCAAGAGGATCgcaaagagaaaagagatgGCGGCTAATATCATGGCCAGGAGAAAATTTCTTGTGAGGGAACTGTTGACATTGTCTAATGCATTCCGAAATTCAGCGGTGCCGGTTCCGAAGATCGTTTGCAGATTGTCTTTGATCTGCGTCGCTCCGCCGTCACCGTAGATCTTGGCAGCAACGGAACCGCCGAGTTTCTTGGACAGCTCCTGCTGGAAGACACTCTGAGCGATGGGAACTGACAGAGCAACTCCCAGAAGTCTTGTGAACAATGTCAGACTCGTGCCCTTAGGAATCTTGTCATTGGGCAGTACGGTCTGAACAGCTACATTAGCTTGTTCGGCTCCAATACCAACCCCAGTACCAACTAAAATTTGACCGCCAACCCTGAATGCTATAATCAATCTTCGAGCGATGTAATTGGGCTTTGAAAGAACCTACAATATGCCAAGTGGAGTGTCGGCTTTGATGGTCATTAGCAGTGCAGAGCCAGCTGTGACCAGTATGGAGCCCATGATCACGAATGGGTTGTAAAACCCGAGTGCCATGACAAGCCCACCAGCCACAATTAAACCAACAGCTGTGCTAATACAAAGTGCCAGCTGCTTTAGACCAGAGGACACCGCATTATCTTCTTGAACGGATTGAAACCTAGTCCTTTTGTCAGCAGAATACACCATCATTTTTCTTTTTTCGGAGCTTACCAAACAGGCAAATAAAAGATGAAAACACCAAAAGCTCCGTTCAAGAAAAGAAGGTACAAATTCGAAGCCGCAACAGATCGCTGATTTACAATACCAAGAGGTACAGTAGCATCATCACCCTGGAAATATTGCAGTGCCATCCAAGGGAAAATGGTAACGACAAATACGACCAGGACTGTAATGACGCGGGCATCGCTCCAAGGGTATTCGCCGCCACCCCACTGCAAAGCCAACATGAAGCAGACCAGGGAAGCAAGCAGGAGGGTGGTGCCGAGTAGATCAAACTTCTTTGCCAACTGGAGCGGGCTCATCATCTTGAGTTCCGTGGAGGTCCGACAAAGGGAAAGTGGTAGGCAGAAAGTGACAACAGCGAATACTACAGCCCCGATAGGCAAGTTGACTAATTTTGTCAGATATTGTCTCTGATTCGTATGACACTTATGACGTAACTTACAGTAGAAGCACCATCTCCAAGAAGCTCGTTGTGTGATAGTACCGCCTAAGCCATTGAATTAGTATCTAGATTGTGCGGATCAAGAGGGGGAACAATTGGCTTACCTATGATCGGGCCAATAACACTGGCTATGGCATACGCTGCACCAAACAAGCCAGCAAAAAGACTTCTCTTCCGGAGTGGCGTGATGCGCGCGATGACGATGAACGAGCCACCAAAAACACCTGCCATTCCAACACCCTGGATAGCTCTGCCAATAATCAACGCAACTGAAGTGGGCGCCGAGCCGCAAACAGCACTGCCGACGAGGTATATGACCACTGAAGTCAAGAAGGTCCACTTGTTGTTGAAAAGGGAGTACGCTTGCCCAAAGGGAAGTTGTAAGGCAACAGCCGTGATCTGTTCTCCCGTACTGTACCACGCAATATCGTCGGAGCTGTTGAAGACGCTCGTGATGGTGGGAATAGCTGTAGCTAGAACGGTTTGACTGACGGCGACAATGAAAACTGAACAGAACAGTGCAAAGACAATAAGCCCTAGCTGGATACCCTTCGGATACGGGGGCTCGCCAACCTCGGTTTCAAGCTCGTGCTTCTGTTGCGATTCGGTTGGAGCTGTCAGATCGTTGCTGTCCTTGATAATGCTCGCTATCTGACCCTCTGTTTCACCTTGAACATTGCGCGATTCTTTCTCGGACAGATCTGAGAGAATTTCTGAGCGCGACATGATGTGCAACTTCAGGTTATCAACGAAGGAAAGTAGTAAAGTCCCGCTTTGAGTAGTCTTATTCCTTACTTAAGATCCAAGGGTCATTGATTGATGGATAATCTAGATATTAAAAAGGCGAATTTGTTCGGACTTGAAGGCTTTATTGTTGGGAATGTGGCGCTATAGTCATCGAGATTCGTGGCAGAGCTTGGTTCGCCGAAGATCATAAACACGTCGCCGAGAACTGTGGCCAGATTTAAGCTCGAGATTCCACTCTTCTTCTGCCCAGTGATGTGAGCATTTGAAACTGAGACTGTTGCAGGTCATGATTTGGATGGAGTGTTCAAAGGTGTAGCCAGCAGTGTCACCAATAACGATAACTAGCTCACATGCTACGCTGATCGTGGTCATCCATGAACCTCTGACTTGTCTGTATTTGGGACTTGAGGAATATAAGAAACTAAAGTACGTAGATGAAGTCCCAAAAATAGACCTATGAACCACTCCCACACGAACAGATTGCACTTTCCTAAATCTCATGTTGAAACTATCTAACACATGCTTTGGATCAATGGCCGTCCTCCAGCCCAGCCATCTTCAAAGAATCATCCCaaagcttcttctcgccctcttcgtcaaAGGCCCATGACTTGAATCCATACCCAGCCCAATTGGTATCG from Colletotrichum higginsianum IMI 349063 chromosome 4, whole genome shotgun sequence includes:
- a CDS encoding M6 protein translates to MTRAIFFTVLLLTASVNASKHRLCACISDQGAVGVQIDDKATKEVVMGSDGRFVYNDGIWFNDQLHDAPYGGAYWHAIDGTINGATDDGWVGGDEANGLCKEKKTDSACFSPGDSFDWQRCSPNDKCFTSKATKTDGFGNPA
- a CDS encoding MFS transporter, producing the protein MSRSEILSDLSEKESRNVQGETEGQIASIIKDSNDLTAPTESQQKHELETEVGEPPYPKGIQLGLIVFALFCSVFIVAVSQTVLATAIPTITSVFNSSDDIAWYSTGEQITAVALQLPFGQAYSLFNNKWTFLTSVVIYLVGSAVCGSAPTSVALIIGRAIQGVGMAGVFGGSFIVIARITPLRKRSLFAGLFGAAYAIASVIGPIIGGTITQRASWRWCFYFNLPIGAVVFAVVTFCLPLSLCRTSTELKMMSPLQLAKKFDLLGTTLLLASLVCFMLALQWGGGEYPWSDARVITVLVVFVVTIFPWMALQYFQGDDATVPLGIVNQRSVAASNLYLLFLNGAFGVFIFYLPVWFQSVQEDNAVSSGLKQLALCISTAVGLIVAGGLVMALGFYNPFVIMGSILVTAGSALLMTIKADTPLGILVGGQILVGTGVGIGAEQANVAVQTVLPNDKIPKGTSLTLFTRLLGVALSVPIAQSVFQQELSKKLGGSVAAKIYGDGGATQIKDNLQTIFGTGTAEFRNALDNVNSSLTRNFLLAMILAAISFLFAILLEWKNVKKEKRSFDDAKEQKAQPQN